In one Corynebacterium bovis DSM 20582 = CIP 54.80 genomic region, the following are encoded:
- a CDS encoding fumarylacetoacetate hydrolase family protein, whose product MHDTTPHTGTGPGQLPSPSTVIAVHVDYVSRARQRGRTPSTPSYFLKSVGSLSRTGEPVARPAGTELLGFEGEIALVIGSRAHRVPLAEAWSHVGAVTAANDVGLYDYRTADKGSNVRSKSRDGFTPLGPELIDARTVDPTALRVRTWLNGTLVQEGRTGDEDLLFPLPQLVADLSQHLTLEPGDVILTGTPAGAGVAVPGDVLEVEVDAPDTPGHPTSGRLRTPVTEGPGDFDPALGALPHVDDRQREDAWGDRAAAGLDAADRGLRAAFDGLPTAGVSAELRRRGIDRCVVEGVRPLTAGRGFVGVARTLRFLPGREDLVSARGGGYNAQKRAFDALREGEVLVIDAGEDPTAGTLGDVLALRARHLGAAGVVTDGGVRDSAAVAATGLPVFTRTPHPAVLSRRHVPWDADLPVACGGTTVVPGDIVLGDDDGVVVVPRDIAADVARVAAEKERQDAWVAARVAEGNPVDGLFPPTGRWAEAWERER is encoded by the coding sequence ATGCACGACACAACGCCGCACACCGGGACCGGGCCGGGGCAGCTGCCCTCCCCCTCCACGGTCATCGCCGTCCACGTCGACTACGTCTCCCGGGCCCGCCAGCGGGGGCGGACGCCGTCGACCCCCTCCTACTTCCTCAAGTCCGTCGGCTCCCTCTCCCGGACCGGCGAGCCCGTCGCGCGCCCCGCGGGGACCGAACTCCTCGGCTTCGAGGGGGAGATCGCCCTCGTCATCGGCAGCCGCGCCCACCGGGTCCCGCTCGCGGAGGCCTGGTCCCACGTCGGGGCCGTGACCGCGGCGAACGACGTCGGGCTGTACGACTACCGCACCGCCGACAAGGGCTCGAACGTCCGCTCCAAGAGCCGGGACGGCTTCACCCCGCTCGGCCCGGAGCTCATCGACGCCCGGACCGTCGACCCCACCGCCCTCCGCGTGCGCACGTGGCTCAACGGCACGCTCGTCCAGGAGGGCCGGACCGGCGACGAGGACCTCCTCTTCCCCCTCCCGCAGCTCGTCGCCGACCTCTCCCAGCACCTCACCCTCGAACCGGGCGACGTCATCCTCACCGGCACCCCGGCGGGCGCCGGCGTCGCCGTCCCCGGTGACGTCCTCGAGGTCGAGGTCGACGCCCCCGACACCCCCGGCCACCCCACCTCCGGGCGGCTCCGCACCCCGGTCACCGAGGGTCCCGGGGACTTCGACCCCGCGCTCGGCGCCCTGCCCCACGTCGACGACCGGCAGCGCGAGGACGCCTGGGGCGACCGCGCCGCCGCCGGGCTCGACGCCGCGGACCGCGGGCTCCGCGCGGCGTTCGACGGGCTGCCCACCGCGGGGGTCTCGGCCGAGCTGCGCCGGCGGGGGATCGACCGGTGCGTCGTCGAGGGGGTGCGGCCGCTCACCGCCGGGCGGGGGTTCGTCGGCGTCGCCCGGACGCTGCGGTTCCTGCCCGGACGGGAGGATCTCGTCAGCGCGCGGGGCGGCGGGTACAACGCCCAGAAGCGGGCGTTCGACGCGCTCCGCGAGGGCGAGGTGCTCGTCATCGACGCCGGTGAGGACCCCACGGCGGGCACCCTCGGCGACGTCCTCGCGCTGCGGGCGCGGCACCTCGGCGCCGCGGGCGTCGTCACCGACGGCGGGGTCCGGGACTCCGCCGCCGTCGCCGCGACCGGCCTGCCGGTGTTCACCCGCACCCCCCACCCGGCGGTCCTCAGCCGCCGCCACGTCCCGTGGGACGCCGACCTCCCGGTCGCGTGCGGCGGGACGACGGTCGTGCCCGGCGACATCGTCCTCGGGGACGACGACGGCGTCGTCGTCGTGCCCCGGGACATCGCCGCCGACGTCGCGCGCGTCGCGGCGGAGAAGGAGCGCCAGGACGCGTGGGTCGCCGCGCGGGTCGCCGAGGGCAACCCGGTCGACGGGCTCTTCCCCCCGACCGGCCGCTGGGCCGAGGCCTGGGAGCGTGAGCGGTGA
- a CDS encoding GntR family transcriptional regulator, with protein MNGTAHTTHTAPSRAGKTERAYRWIRERIHNHEFAPGHRLVLSSLAEELGVSVVPVREAIRQLEAEDLVTFERNVGARVAMVDGRSYAETMEVVAYLEEAATALAVPRLTALDLDDAEECNAEMAALLDDLDPRRFTLLNRRFHSILFRRSPNTRLRELLTTEWDRLDHQRESTFAFVPERAPASVAEHTRIVDLIRAGADPAYVGQVARRHRMATLEACLERAPGSHTHQNRRKATS; from the coding sequence GTGAACGGCACGGCACACACGACACACACGGCCCCGTCCCGCGCGGGGAAGACCGAGCGGGCCTACCGGTGGATCCGGGAACGGATCCACAACCACGAGTTCGCCCCGGGCCACCGGCTCGTGCTCAGCAGCCTCGCCGAGGAGCTCGGCGTGAGCGTCGTCCCCGTCCGGGAGGCGATCCGGCAGCTCGAAGCCGAGGACCTGGTGACCTTCGAACGCAACGTCGGGGCCCGGGTCGCGATGGTCGACGGCCGGAGCTACGCGGAGACCATGGAGGTCGTCGCCTACCTCGAGGAGGCGGCGACGGCGCTGGCCGTCCCGCGGCTCACCGCCCTCGACCTCGACGACGCCGAGGAGTGCAACGCCGAGATGGCGGCGCTCCTCGACGACCTCGACCCCCGCCGGTTCACGCTCCTCAACCGCCGGTTCCACAGCATCCTCTTCCGGCGGTCGCCGAACACCCGGCTCCGGGAACTGCTCACGACCGAGTGGGACCGGCTCGACCACCAGCGGGAGTCCACCTTCGCCTTCGTGCCGGAGCGGGCCCCCGCGTCGGTCGCGGAGCACACCCGCATCGTCGACCTCATCCGGGCCGGCGCCGACCCCGCCTACGTCGGGCAGGTCGCCCGCCGGCACCGGATGGCGACCCTCGAGGCCTGCCTCGAGCGCGCCCCGGGGTCCCACACCCACCAGAACCGCAGAAAGGCCACATCATGA
- the hpaE gene encoding 5-carboxymethyl-2-hydroxymuconate semialdehyde dehydrogenase has translation MTTTAPTPPAGVPDRIRHYIGGRFTDSVDGGTFDVLEPVGNTTYVTAASGQKADIDAAVAAARTAFEEGPWARALPRERSRVLHRIADLVESREDELAEMETFDSGLPISQSRGQARRAAENFRFFADLIVAQADDAYKVPGRQINYVNRKPIGVAGLITPWNTPFMLESWKLAPSIATGNSVVLKPAEFTPLSAQLWPGIFEEAGLPEGVFNLVNGFGESASDALVKHPDVPLISFTGESRTGQIIFGNAAPYLKGLSMELGGKSPAVVFADADLDTAIDATIFGVFSLNGERCTAGSRILVQRPVYDEFVERYAAQASRVRVGLPHDPETEVGALVHPEHYEKVMSYVELGKSEGRLVAGGGRPEGFDEGNFVAPTVFADVPPTARIFREEIFGPVVAITPFDTDEEAVALANDTDYGLAAYIWTSDLRRAHTVAQAVESGMVWLNSNNVRDLRTPFGGVKASGLGHEGGYRSIDFYTDQQAVHINLGEVHNPVFGRDTSA, from the coding sequence ATGACCACCACCGCACCGACGCCCCCGGCGGGCGTCCCGGACCGCATCCGCCACTACATCGGCGGCCGGTTCACCGACTCCGTGGACGGCGGCACGTTCGACGTGCTCGAACCGGTCGGCAACACGACGTACGTCACCGCCGCCTCCGGCCAGAAGGCGGACATCGACGCCGCCGTCGCCGCCGCCCGCACCGCGTTCGAGGAGGGCCCGTGGGCCCGGGCCCTCCCCCGGGAGCGCTCCCGGGTGCTCCACCGCATCGCCGACCTCGTCGAGAGCCGCGAGGACGAGCTCGCGGAGATGGAGACCTTCGACTCCGGCCTGCCGATCAGCCAGTCCCGCGGGCAGGCCCGGCGCGCCGCGGAGAACTTCCGGTTCTTCGCCGACCTCATCGTCGCCCAGGCCGACGACGCCTACAAGGTGCCCGGCCGCCAGATCAACTACGTCAACCGCAAGCCGATCGGCGTCGCCGGGCTCATCACACCGTGGAACACGCCGTTCATGCTCGAGTCGTGGAAGCTCGCGCCGTCGATCGCGACGGGCAACAGCGTCGTCCTCAAGCCGGCGGAGTTCACCCCGCTGTCCGCGCAGCTCTGGCCGGGGATCTTCGAGGAGGCCGGGCTGCCCGAGGGCGTGTTCAACCTCGTCAACGGCTTCGGCGAGAGCGCCAGCGACGCGCTCGTCAAGCACCCGGACGTCCCGCTCATCTCCTTCACCGGGGAGTCGCGGACGGGCCAGATCATCTTCGGCAACGCCGCCCCGTACCTCAAGGGGCTGTCGATGGAGCTCGGGGGCAAGTCCCCCGCCGTCGTCTTCGCCGACGCCGACCTCGACACCGCCATCGACGCGACGATCTTCGGCGTGTTCTCGCTCAACGGCGAGCGCTGCACCGCCGGCTCCCGCATCCTCGTCCAGCGGCCCGTGTACGACGAGTTCGTCGAGCGGTACGCCGCCCAGGCCTCCCGCGTGCGCGTCGGCCTGCCCCACGACCCGGAGACCGAGGTCGGGGCGCTCGTCCACCCGGAGCACTACGAGAAGGTCATGAGCTACGTCGAGCTCGGCAAGTCCGAGGGCCGGCTCGTCGCCGGCGGCGGGCGCCCGGAGGGGTTCGACGAGGGCAACTTCGTCGCCCCGACGGTCTTCGCCGACGTGCCGCCGACGGCGCGGATCTTCCGGGAGGAGATCTTCGGCCCGGTCGTCGCCATCACCCCGTTCGACACGGACGAGGAGGCGGTCGCCCTGGCCAACGACACGGACTACGGCCTCGCCGCCTACATCTGGACCAGTGACCTGCGCCGCGCCCACACCGTGGCCCAGGCGGTCGAGAGCGGGATGGTCTGGCTCAACTCGAACAACGTCCGCGACCTGCGCACCCCGTTCGGCGGGGTGAAGGCCTCCGGTCTCGGCCACGAGGGCGGCTACCGGTCCATCGACTTCTACACCGACCAGCAGGCGGTGCACATCAACCTCGGCGAGGTCCACAACCCCGTCTTCGGGCGCGACACCTCCGCCTGA
- the hpaD gene encoding 3,4-dihydroxyphenylacetate 2,3-dioxygenase → MTPSPTPTPSVPDILRCAYMEIVVSDLARSREFYVDVLGLTVSREEDDALYLRAAEEFIHHNLVLRVGPEPAVAVFAYRVRSAADVDRAEEYYRALGCRVERRADGFVHGVGDAVRVEDPLGFPLEFFHGIEHAERLAWRYDLHTPGCLVRLDHFNQVTPDVPKGVEVMEALGFQVTEDIQDAEGTQYAAWLRRKPTVHDTAMTGGDGPRMHHVAFATHEKHNILAICDRLGALRRSDAIERGPGRHGVSNAFYLYLRDPDGHRVEIYTQDYYTGDPDNPRVTWDVHDNQRRDWWGTPVVPSWYTDASRVLDLDGNPVPLVTREDPSEMAQTIGADGFAYTRPGEELPSWKRRPAPDATPDAGA, encoded by the coding sequence ATGACCCCCTCACCCACACCCACCCCGTCGGTCCCCGACATCCTCCGCTGCGCCTACATGGAGATCGTCGTCTCCGACCTCGCCCGGTCGCGGGAGTTCTACGTCGACGTCCTCGGTCTCACGGTCAGCCGTGAGGAGGACGACGCCCTCTACCTCCGCGCCGCGGAGGAGTTCATCCACCACAACCTCGTGCTGCGCGTCGGGCCGGAGCCGGCCGTCGCCGTCTTCGCCTACCGGGTCCGGTCGGCGGCCGACGTCGACCGCGCGGAGGAGTACTACCGCGCCCTCGGCTGCCGCGTCGAGCGCCGCGCCGACGGGTTCGTCCACGGTGTCGGCGACGCGGTGCGCGTCGAGGACCCGCTGGGCTTCCCGCTCGAGTTCTTCCACGGCATCGAGCACGCCGAGCGGCTCGCCTGGCGCTACGACCTCCACACCCCGGGCTGCCTCGTCCGCCTCGACCACTTCAACCAGGTCACCCCGGACGTGCCGAAGGGCGTGGAGGTCATGGAGGCCCTCGGCTTCCAGGTCACCGAGGACATCCAGGACGCGGAGGGCACGCAGTACGCGGCGTGGCTGCGCCGCAAGCCGACCGTCCACGACACCGCCATGACCGGCGGCGACGGCCCGCGGATGCACCACGTGGCCTTCGCCACCCACGAGAAGCACAACATCCTCGCCATCTGCGACCGGCTCGGCGCGCTCCGCCGCTCCGACGCCATCGAGCGCGGCCCGGGGCGGCACGGCGTCTCCAACGCCTTCTACCTGTACCTCCGGGACCCCGACGGGCACCGCGTCGAGATCTACACCCAGGACTACTACACGGGTGACCCGGACAACCCCCGGGTGACGTGGGACGTCCACGACAACCAGCGCCGCGACTGGTGGGGCACGCCCGTCGTGCCCTCGTGGTACACCGACGCCTCCCGGGTGCTCGACCTCGACGGCAACCCCGTCCCGCTCGTCACCCGCGAGGACCCGTCGGAGATGGCGCAGACGATCGGCGCCGACGGCTTCGCCTACACCCGCCCCGGCGAGGAGCTGCCGTCGTGGAAACGGCGCCCCGCGCCCGACGCCACCCCGGACGCCGGGGCCTGA
- the hpaH gene encoding 2-oxo-hept-4-ene-1,7-dioate hydratase has protein sequence MLEPATLDTIAAELATAERDRTTVPLLTARHPDMTVEDSYAVQQAWTRRAVAAGRRVVGRKIGLTSKVMQDATGITEPDYGTILADQVHETGAVVEHSRYSNVRIEVELAFILGAPLEGPGTTLTDVLRATEYVTPALEILSSRVDMEGRTIVDTIADNAALGGVVLGGRPVRPDAVDLRWVSAVLHRNGVVEESGVAAAVLDHPARGVAWLADRLAGHGESLEAGQVILAGSFTRPVWVYPGDTVQVDYRELGVVTCSLR, from the coding sequence GTGCTGGAACCGGCCACCCTCGACACCATCGCCGCCGAGCTCGCCACCGCCGAACGGGACCGGACGACCGTGCCGCTGCTCACGGCACGCCACCCGGACATGACGGTGGAGGACTCCTACGCCGTCCAGCAGGCCTGGACCCGGCGCGCCGTCGCGGCGGGGCGTCGCGTCGTCGGCCGGAAGATCGGCCTGACCTCGAAGGTCATGCAGGACGCGACCGGGATCACCGAACCGGACTACGGGACGATCCTCGCCGACCAGGTCCACGAGACGGGCGCGGTCGTCGAGCACTCCCGGTACTCGAACGTGCGCATCGAGGTGGAGCTCGCCTTCATCCTCGGGGCCCCGCTCGAGGGTCCGGGGACGACGCTGACCGACGTCCTCCGCGCCACCGAGTACGTCACCCCGGCCCTGGAGATCCTCTCCTCCCGGGTGGACATGGAGGGCCGGACGATCGTCGACACGATCGCGGACAACGCCGCGCTCGGCGGGGTCGTCCTCGGCGGGCGTCCGGTCCGCCCGGACGCCGTCGACCTGCGGTGGGTCTCCGCGGTCCTCCACCGCAACGGGGTCGTCGAGGAGTCCGGCGTCGCCGCGGCGGTCCTCGACCACCCGGCGCGCGGGGTCGCGTGGCTCGCCGACCGGCTCGCCGGCCACGGGGAGTCCCTCGAGGCCGGGCAGGTCATCCTCGCCGGGTCCTTCACCCGGCCCGTGTGGGTGTACCCCGGGGACACCGTCCAGGTGGACTACCGGGAGCTGGGGGTGGTGACGTGCAGTCTCCGCTAG
- a CDS encoding HpcH/HpaI aldolase family protein: MQSPLELPPTFADRLAGPRPLTGMWVSSGSATAAEILAASGLDWLLIDGEHSPYDLGTVTDLLRAVAPYPATPVVRVPVGDTTVIKRYLDLGAQNLMVPMVDSAADAEAVVRATRYPPEGVRGVGSALARSARWNLVPGYLARAARTVSVTVQVESAAAVDAAADIASVEGVDAVFVGPSDLAASMGHLGDQSHPDVVAAVTRALDAVRGTGTPVGVNAFDLTLARRYVDAGASFVLVGADVQQLAASAVTLAGTFRGGDPGTATTGTTDPTKG, translated from the coding sequence GTGCAGTCTCCGCTAGAGCTCCCGCCGACGTTCGCCGACCGGCTCGCCGGCCCCCGGCCGCTCACCGGCATGTGGGTGTCCTCCGGGTCCGCGACGGCGGCGGAGATCCTCGCCGCGTCCGGCCTGGACTGGCTCCTCATCGACGGGGAGCACTCCCCCTACGACCTCGGCACGGTGACGGACCTGCTCCGGGCCGTCGCCCCGTACCCGGCGACGCCCGTCGTCCGGGTGCCCGTCGGGGACACCACCGTCATCAAGCGGTACCTCGACCTCGGCGCCCAGAACCTCATGGTCCCGATGGTGGACTCCGCGGCGGACGCCGAGGCCGTCGTCCGGGCCACCCGCTACCCGCCGGAGGGGGTGCGGGGCGTCGGCAGCGCCCTCGCCCGCTCGGCCCGCTGGAACCTCGTGCCCGGCTACCTCGCGCGCGCGGCCCGGACGGTGAGCGTCACCGTCCAGGTCGAGTCCGCCGCCGCCGTCGACGCGGCCGCGGACATCGCCTCCGTCGAGGGCGTCGACGCGGTCTTCGTCGGCCCGTCCGACCTCGCCGCGTCGATGGGGCACCTGGGCGACCAGTCCCACCCGGACGTCGTCGCCGCGGTGACCCGCGCGCTCGACGCCGTCCGCGGGACCGGCACCCCGGTCGGGGTCAACGCCTTCGACCTCACCCTCGCGCGCCGGTACGTCGACGCCGGCGCGTCCTTCGTCCTCGTCGGGGCCGACGTGCAGCAGCTCGCCGCGTCGGCCGTCACCCTCGCCGGGACCTTCCGCGGCGGGGACCCCGGCACCGCCACCACCGGCACCACCGACCCCACGAAAGGCTGA
- a CDS encoding NAD-dependent succinate-semialdehyde dehydrogenase yields the protein MNPPTPLRTLPPDVPTGLLIGGTWRDGGDEPLAVENPATETTLTHVATATAGDVTAALDAACAAQEDWARTPSATRAALLGRAFEAVTERAEDFATVMTLEMGKTLAEARTEVTYGASYLRWFAGEADRDFGRYAPSPAGALRVLTLRRPVGPCLLITPWNFPLAMATRKIAPALAAGCTMVLKPASLTPLTSLLLADVLTEAGLPPGVLNVVSSQRASTVSGTLMTDPRLRKVSFTGSTPVGQVLLRQAADRVLRTSMELGGNAPFLVFPDADLDAAVAGAVAAKMRNGGQACTAANRFLVHEDVAAEFTAAFGETVGRLTVGDGTDPATDCGPLVDGRAVASVTELIDDAVSRGARVVTGGDAPAGPGHYVRPTVLADVPADARVVREEIFGPVAPVQTFRTEEEAVAMANDTEYGLASYVFTGDHDRVLRLSESLEFGLLGANAGVISDASAPFGGVKMSGTGREGGPEGLEEYTSVRYVGYPDPWR from the coding sequence GTGAACCCCCCGACCCCCCTCAGAACCCTGCCCCCGGACGTCCCCACCGGCCTCCTCATCGGCGGGACCTGGCGTGACGGCGGCGACGAGCCGCTGGCCGTCGAGAACCCGGCGACGGAGACGACGCTCACGCACGTCGCCACGGCCACCGCCGGGGACGTCACCGCCGCCCTCGACGCCGCGTGCGCCGCCCAGGAGGACTGGGCGCGCACCCCGTCGGCGACCCGCGCGGCGCTCCTCGGCCGCGCCTTCGAGGCCGTGACGGAGCGGGCGGAGGACTTCGCCACGGTCATGACCCTGGAGATGGGCAAGACCCTCGCGGAGGCCCGGACCGAGGTCACGTACGGCGCGTCCTACCTGCGGTGGTTCGCCGGCGAGGCGGACCGGGACTTCGGCCGGTACGCGCCGTCGCCGGCGGGGGCGCTCCGCGTCCTCACGCTGCGGCGTCCCGTCGGCCCCTGCCTCCTCATCACCCCGTGGAACTTCCCGCTGGCGATGGCGACCCGCAAGATCGCCCCGGCCCTCGCGGCGGGGTGCACGATGGTCCTCAAGCCGGCGTCGCTCACGCCGCTGACGTCGCTGCTGCTCGCGGACGTGCTCACGGAGGCCGGCCTGCCGCCGGGGGTGCTCAACGTCGTGTCGTCGCAGCGGGCGTCGACGGTGTCCGGCACGCTCATGACCGACCCCCGGCTGCGGAAGGTCTCGTTCACGGGCTCGACGCCGGTGGGCCAGGTGCTGCTGCGGCAGGCGGCGGACCGGGTGCTGCGCACGTCGATGGAGCTCGGCGGGAACGCGCCGTTCCTCGTCTTCCCGGACGCGGACCTCGACGCCGCGGTGGCCGGGGCCGTCGCCGCGAAGATGCGCAACGGCGGCCAGGCGTGCACGGCGGCGAACCGGTTCCTCGTCCACGAGGACGTCGCCGCGGAGTTCACGGCCGCGTTCGGCGAGACCGTCGGGCGGCTCACGGTCGGTGACGGCACGGACCCGGCCACGGACTGCGGCCCGCTCGTCGACGGCCGCGCGGTCGCGTCGGTCACTGAGCTCATCGACGACGCCGTGTCCCGCGGGGCCCGGGTCGTCACGGGCGGGGACGCGCCGGCGGGTCCCGGCCACTACGTCCGGCCGACGGTCCTCGCGGACGTGCCCGCCGACGCGCGGGTCGTCCGGGAGGAGATCTTCGGCCCGGTCGCGCCGGTCCAGACCTTCCGCACCGAGGAGGAGGCCGTGGCCATGGCGAACGACACCGAGTACGGCCTCGCGTCGTACGTCTTCACCGGCGACCACGACCGGGTGCTGCGGCTGTCGGAGTCCCTGGAGTTCGGCCTGCTCGGCGCGAACGCCGGGGTGATCTCGGACGCCTCGGCCCCGTTCGGCGGGGTGAAGATGTCCGGCACGGGCCGGGAGGGCGGCCCCGAGGGCCTGGAGGAGTACACGTCGGTCCGGTACGTCGGCTACCCGGACCCGTGGCGGTGA
- a CDS encoding SRPBCC family protein, protein MTTQEISVSRTVAAAPDRVWQIVSDLGAMGRRSPQCRSMTVLGSRTGPGTVTVNVNRRGPLVWVTWAVVTRWRRDEVVEFRIPLNGSRWRFELAPAGEGTLVTERRLVEGRTTPLSRVAVALALGGEASFERELRAGMEATLDAVAREAEAAP, encoded by the coding sequence ATGACCACTCAGGAGATCTCCGTCTCCCGCACCGTCGCCGCCGCCCCGGACCGGGTGTGGCAGATCGTCTCCGACCTCGGTGCGATGGGGCGGCGCAGTCCGCAGTGCCGCAGCATGACCGTCCTCGGGTCCCGCACGGGTCCGGGGACGGTCACCGTCAACGTCAACCGGCGCGGCCCGCTGGTGTGGGTGACGTGGGCGGTCGTCACCCGGTGGCGCCGCGACGAGGTCGTCGAGTTCCGGATCCCCCTCAACGGCTCGCGGTGGCGGTTCGAGCTCGCCCCCGCCGGGGAGGGCACGCTCGTCACGGAGCGCCGGCTCGTGGAGGGGAGGACGACGCCGCTCTCCCGGGTGGCGGTCGCGCTCGCCCTCGGTGGGGAGGCGTCGTTCGAGCGGGAGCTCCGCGCGGGCATGGAGGCGACGCTCGACGCCGTCGCCCGGGAGGCGGAGGCCGCGCCGTGA
- a CDS encoding inorganic diphosphatase — MALTVTIEVPKGSRNKYEIDHETGQVHLDRYLFTAMGYPADYGFIPGTLGEDGDPLDALVIMPEPVFPGVAVKARPVGVFKMTDEAGGDDKLLCVLDDVRYERFRDISDVDQFTRDEIEHFFVHYKDLEPGKSVQGSGWGDAAEAQRILDEAVARHG; from the coding sequence ATGGCGCTCACCGTCACCATCGAGGTCCCCAAGGGGTCCCGCAACAAGTACGAGATCGACCACGAGACGGGGCAGGTGCACCTCGACCGGTACCTGTTCACCGCGATGGGCTACCCGGCGGACTACGGGTTCATCCCGGGCACCCTCGGTGAGGACGGCGACCCGCTCGACGCGCTCGTCATCATGCCGGAGCCGGTGTTCCCGGGTGTCGCCGTGAAGGCCCGCCCGGTCGGCGTGTTCAAGATGACCGACGAGGCCGGCGGGGACGACAAGCTCCTCTGCGTCCTCGACGACGTCCGCTACGAGCGCTTCCGGGACATCTCCGACGTCGACCAGTTCACCCGCGACGAGATCGAGCACTTCTTCGTCCACTACAAGGACCTCGAGCCGGGCAAGTCCGTGCAGGGCTCCGGCTGGGGTGACGCGGCGGAGGCGCAGCGCATCCTCGACGAGGCCGTCGCGCGCCACGGCTGA
- a CDS encoding rhodanese-like domain-containing protein: MSDFETVQPTDVPEGAQLIDIREPDEFASGHARGAVNLPLSELQARYGELDLDRDIYLICLSGGRSSRAAAWLEQNGVEAINVANGTAGWRDAGLPMETPGA, encoded by the coding sequence ATGAGTGACTTCGAGACCGTGCAGCCCACAGACGTGCCCGAGGGCGCCCAGCTCATCGACATCCGGGAGCCGGACGAGTTCGCGTCGGGTCACGCCCGCGGGGCCGTGAACCTCCCCCTCTCCGAGCTCCAGGCCCGGTACGGCGAGCTCGACCTCGACCGGGACATCTACCTCATCTGCCTCTCCGGCGGCCGGTCCTCCCGGGCCGCCGCGTGGCTGGAGCAGAACGGCGTCGAGGCGATCAACGTCGCCAACGGCACCGCCGGGTGGCGGGACGCCGGACTGCCGATGGAGACCCCGGGCGCGTGA
- a CDS encoding MarR family winged helix-turn-helix transcriptional regulator — translation MAESLPLPPDLLSSPSFQLERLRRRTRDVVEAELATKGFNLREYWVLTCLVAGDAASQSALGEVLGVDRSDMVRLVDALEKRSLAKRVKDPADRRRQIISVTKKGRKAHAELRPLVHDAEDAALDESTSKQLKHLKKLAKSIIAAEDD, via the coding sequence ATGGCCGAATCCCTCCCTCTCCCCCCGGACCTCCTGTCCTCCCCGTCGTTCCAGCTCGAGCGCCTCCGCCGTCGCACCCGCGACGTCGTCGAGGCCGAGCTGGCGACGAAAGGGTTCAACCTCCGGGAGTACTGGGTGCTGACGTGCCTCGTGGCGGGCGACGCGGCGAGCCAGTCCGCCCTCGGCGAGGTCCTCGGCGTCGACCGCTCGGACATGGTCCGGCTCGTCGACGCCCTCGAGAAGCGCAGCCTCGCCAAGCGCGTCAAGGACCCGGCGGACCGCCGGCGCCAGATCATCTCCGTGACGAAGAAGGGCCGCAAGGCCCACGCGGAGCTGCGCCCCCTCGTCCACGACGCCGAGGACGCCGCGCTCGACGAGTCCACGTCGAAGCAGCTCAAGCACCTCAAGAAGCTCGCGAAGTCCATCATCGCCGCCGAGGACGACTGA